ATCAGCGTTGATCACCTTCTGGAACTCTAGGTATCCTTCCCTCACGAAATCTTTGATGAGCTGCTTGAGCTCCCCAAAGAAGAAGTACTTCCTTCCAGAACATATCCTGGTCACATTCAGAACCTCCAAGACTTCTTCTTCGGTGGCACAGTTGCCCTTCATGAAGATCACACCCAGGATAAGTATCAGGATGCCGGTCTTGGGCACGCCTGCTTCACCGTGCATCATGCCATCATAGGTGAGGCCcaatttaatgaaaaggacatagcAGTGGTTGAAGGGATCCACTTCCTTCAGATCAAGGCCAAAGAGCATTTCTATGCACTCAGAGGCTCTCTGGAGGATCTCAGGGAAATGGACTTCACACTTGTAGATGGAAACCTTCATCATATCAGCTTTTGTTACTGGCTGTTTCATTTGATACTTGAGCAACAAGAAATTCACCAACAAAGCCACTTCTTCATTTAGAGGATGTCTGGGCATACTCACAGGGTATGACATAGCCTGTGAGGTGCTTAGACTATAATCTACATTTTGCCTAGTAAAAAACTCATCTGATTTGATCAATAAGGTGGAGGTGGTGGCAAAAGATGAGTAGAAATTCTGACAACTCTCAGGAGTACTGGGAAAATCACCAGGCATTAGAAATTGGGAGGGTATATTGGTCTCCTTCAGTGCCCTGGAGACCTGTGCAACCTCCCAACCGAGGGACTTATTGAAGGTGTTACAGTGTTGACCACGCATCTGATGCCAAGCCATGACGACTCTTGTGGATGGCAGTAAGTAGACAGGAGGATGGACAATGAAATTCACCACCTAAGATAAACAGGGCGTAAATGAGTGGCCTCAGATGCTAAACTTAACTATGGTGGCTTTTTACTTCCCGAGACACGGGCTGGGAGCGGGAAGAGGGGCTGCCTGCCTAGTTCCTGGGCCTCTCAGGGCTGACAACAGGGCAAGGGCTCTAGGAAGCCCCACGGCCTTGGCTTGATTAGCCCAACAATCCTCACATCTGTTTCTCAAACTGAATTCTGGTTGGTTATATGCCCACTTTATTTACTGCTTGAGGCCTCCAATCAAGGCTTCATCTCTGTGAGACTCCAAAATGGAAGCGAGGGGAACTTCATGACAGGACATGGAGAGCTGACAAGAGGAGTAGACGCTGTGCACACCCTCTGTCTTGGGGTCAGAGGGATCCCTAAGAACTCACTTGGGGTCCTCATCAGAATTCTTGTGTGGCCTGAGATGCCTTCCTGTGGCGATATTACACTGCCTGCCCCAGACTAAGGCTTCCACTCCCTCAGACTACAATGGCCAAGCAAATCAGCAGCACTTCTGGCCGCCCCTGTCAGGGGTCTCACAAGGCTGATCGCCCGGCTGAGGTTCAGTTAGTCGCTGCTGTTCTGTGAGGGGTGGATCTCCTCAACATTCACTCAGAAGCCTTTGCTTTTGGACCCCGAGCCCCACACATACAAGCGGCCACCTCAATCAGACTGCTAAACAGGAAGTGTGTGGTAACTCAGCCTGAACTTGCCTGTGCTTACTGTGGTTGGGATGGATCTCTCAACAGGTGGCTGCCCTCCTTTCTGGGACAGGGGGTCCCCTAAATCCTCACTTAGAGGCTTACCTGATACTGGACGGCACCTGTGGCTCCTCCGGCTGCGGACTGGAGTCCGCACCTCACATAGAAACGCTCACAGCATCGCTCTCTGGAGGCGGAATCCAGGGGGCGTGGCTTCCAGTGACCCCTGCCCTGCAGTAACCCAGGGCAACCAGCAAGGGGCGGGCACACGCCCAGCGCTCAGTTTCTGATTGGAGGTGGCTGCGAGTCTTGTATGTAGTCCTCACAGTGGGTTCTGCCAAGCCCCGGATGTCTCCCTCTGTTGAGCTGACGTCACCCTCATACCAAGGTCGTCCTACCCAAGAACCCTTTAGAGTAACTGAGGGCGTGTCTCAGCCAGACAGCCTTGCCTGGAGCTTTTAGTATGAAAACCAGCCACTAGCCTGTTTGCCTGTGATCCCGCTTCATTCTCTGTCGTTCTTCTCCTGTGTTCCCATTCATGCGGTTCTCTTTTTTGCCTTGTTTTTCATGACTTAAGGCCTACTGGGAAATGCCAGCAAAATCTTGATGAGTTCGCTTACCACAATTCTGCACTGCTTGGAATGAGTCATGTTCCAACATCAATGGGAAACGGGGAAGTTGGAGCATGAGGCAGTCAGGGACCAGGTCAGGTGTTGGGCTGTCAGAGACAAATCACAGTCTTCCTTCTCTTCACCAGGCTGCCATAGCCTCCCATACACATTCTGTTCTACAAAGTTTACTTTCTTACAAAGGGACTGAAATGAATGATTTGGAAAGTGCCTGATTTTTTGAGGTTATTGGACATTGCATATCAGAAATCATATGCAGATgatgaatattttctttctttttgaatttttcttaCTTCTTATTTTGCTATTgctctgcttatgttttccagTGCACTCTGGAACAATGGAGTGGACTTGGGTCAAATGCTCTTTCGGGGGGGTTTCCttatataatttgtttttgtaTCAAAGAGCACCTGTTTGCTATAATATGTGGAGTAATTTCAGTTTTTCTCGTGATTAAAAAAAGTTTACATAACATGCTGATTAGGTTTTCTCTGATTATATggtagtgtgtgtgtctgtgttactcattcactcgtgtctgactctttgcaacctcatatactgtggcccaccaggctcttctgtgcatgggattctccaggcaagaatactgcaatggattgccatttccttctccaggggatcttccccacccagggatctaacccaagtctcccgcattgtaggcagatgctttactgtctgagccaccagggaagccctgattatatggtatcagttcagttcagtcactcagtcgtgtctgactctctgcgaccccatgaatcacagcacaccaggcctccctgtccatcaccaactcccggagtttacccaaactcatgtccactgagtcggtgatgccatccagccatctcatcctctgtcgtccccttctcctcctgccctcaatccctcccagcatcaggatcttttccaatgagtcaactcttcgcatgaggtagccaaagtactggagtttcagctttagcatcattccttccaaagaaatcccagggctgatctccttcagaatggactggttggatctccttgcagtccaagggactctcaagagtcttctccaaccccacagttcaaaagcatcaattcttcggtgctcagctttcttcatagtccagctctcacatccatacatgaccactggaaaaaccatagccttgactagacggacctttgttggcaaagtaatatatatGACTTACATGACTTAGATGCAGTGCCATGCCAGGGTGTCTACATGTGATGGGAACAGTGGGCAGGCAGATTTAGTGAATCAAGAAAAAGGGCCTCTTCAGAAGATAATTTATCACCATACtctgcaggaagcagacattttgtagtgtgaagtcaagtgggcctttgggaaaagtactgcaaacaaagctagtggaggcgatggaattccaacgaagctatttcaaatattaaaagatgatgcagttaaagtgctgcactaaatatgctgCCCAATTtgaaaaagtcagcagtggccacaagaatggaaaaggtcagttttcatcccaatcccaaagaagggcaatgccaaagaatgctcagactactgcataatcgcactcatttcacatgctaacaaggtaatgctcaaaatccttcaagctaggcttcagcagtatgtgaatcgaGAACTTGTAGatatacaagctagatttagaaaaggcagaggaaccaagaaggatcaaattgccaacattcagcagatatagaaaaggcaagaaagtccagaaaaaaaaaaaaaaaacctacttctgcttcattgactatgctaaagcctttgactatgtggatcacaacaaactgtagaacatTTCTAAAAAGATCGGAATATCAGACCAccatatctgcctcctgagaaacctatatgcaggtcaagaagcaacaattaaaactggacatggaacaacagactggttcaaaattggaaaaggagtatgtcaaggctgtatactgtcaccctgcttatttaacttctatgcagagtatatcatgcaaaattccaggctggatgaagtacaagctgcaatcaagccaggagaaatatcaacaacctcatataacaccaccctcatggcagaaagcaaagagaaactaaaggacctcttgctgaaaatgaaagagagtggaaaagctggcttaaaacttaacattcagaaaactgagatcatggcatccagtcccatcacttcatggcaaacagatggagaaacaatggaaacagtgacagactttatttttcttgggctccaaaggcACTGTGACTGCAGGTGACTGCatccacgaaattaaaagatgcttgctccttggaagaaaagctatgacaatcctagacagcatattaaaaacacatatatcactctgctgacaaaggcccatattgTCAAATatatgggtttttccagtagtcatgtatggatgtgagagttgggccataaaaaaggctgagcactgaagaatcaatgctttcgaactgtggtgctagagaagactcttgagagtcctttgggctgcaaggagatcaaaccagtcaatcctaaaagaaatcaatccaaatattcattggaaggactgatgctgaagctgaagctctactaCTTTGATCCCCTGAtatcaaagagctgactcactggaaaagaccttgatgctgggaaagattgaaggcaggggagaagtgggcgacagaggatgagatggtttgacagcatcattgactcaaaggacatgagtttgagcaaactccaggagatagtgaaggacaaggatgcCTGTTgtgatatagtccatggggtcgcaaggaatcagaccagactgagggactgaacaataataactgCAGGAAGACGACCAAGAAATAGGTCCACACAGCCCTAAACTGAGGAAGAACTTGAAGAGAATCAGTACAATGTTGGTCACCATGTCAGTCACGGATATTTACTAGCCCAGAGCAAGTCATGCAACCATCCTTGTCTGCTTCACATACTTCATTCCAGCTGCACTCATCCTTTACAGTCAAGGAACAGCAACTACTTACTCAAAAGTTATAtgaacctgggacttccctggtggtccagtgggtaagactctaacttccagtgcaagggacacaggtttgatcctggtctgggaagatttcccaTCCTGCGGGACAACTAAGACAGcactct
The nucleotide sequence above comes from Capricornis sumatraensis isolate serow.1 chromosome X, serow.2, whole genome shotgun sequence. Encoded proteins:
- the LOC138071842 gene encoding melanoma-associated antigen B16-like, producing the protein MAWHQMRGQHCNTFNKSLGWEVAQVSRALKETNIPSQFLMPGDFPSTPESCQNFYSSFATTSTLLIKSDEFFTRQNVDYSLSTSQAMSYPVSMPRHPLNEEVALLVNFLLLKYQMKQPVTKADMMKVSIYKCEVHFPEILQRASECIEMLFGLDLKEVDPFNHCYVLFIKLGLTYDGMMHGEAGVPKTGILILILGVIFMKGNCATEEEVLEVLNVTRICSGRKYFFFGELKQLIKDFVREGYLEFQKVINADHWQFEFLWGPRAYAETTKMKILEFLAKVNGTDPSSFPSQYEEALQDEKEKAQARISANCLCRYRFLY